A single genomic interval of Primulina huaijiensis isolate GDHJ02 chromosome 7, ASM1229523v2, whole genome shotgun sequence harbors:
- the LOC140981148 gene encoding ras-related protein RABE1c-like isoform X2: MAAAPARARADYDYLIKLLLIGDSGVGKSCLLLRFSDGSFTTSFITTIGIDFKIRTVELDGKKIKLQIWDTAGQERFRTITTAYYRGAMGILLVYDVTDESSFNNIRNWIRNIEQHASDNVNKILVGNKADMDESKRAVPTSKGQALADEYGIKFFETSAKTNLNVEQVFFSIARDIKQRLSDNDSRTEPTAIKINSGDPSAGAGQLGQRSACCGS, translated from the exons ATGGCCGCAGCACCGGCGAGAGCTCGAGCAGATTATGATTACCTTATTAAGCTTCTTCTCATCGGTGACAGCG GTGTCGGTAAGAGTTGTCTTCTTTTACGGTTCTCTGATGGTTCTTTTACGACTAGTTTCATCACCACCATTGG aattgattttaaaataagaactgTTGAACTTGATGGCAAGAAGATCAAGCTCCAAATTTGGGATACAGCTGGTCAGGAACGATTCCGTACAATCACTACAG CTTACTATCGTGGAGCTATGGGCATATTGTTGGTTTATGATGTTACAGATGAATCGTCGTTTAACA ACATTAGGAATTGGATAAGGAACATTGAACAACATGCTTCTGATAATGTCAACAAGATACTGGTAGGGAACAAAGCAGACATGGATGAAAGCAAAAGG GCTGTACCTACGTCCAAGGGCCAAGCACTCGCTGATGAATATGGGATCAAATTCTTTGAAACT AGTGCGAAAACAAATCTCAATGTGGAACAAGTGTTCTTTTCAATAGCTAGAGATATAAAACAAAGGCTTTCAGACAACGACTCCAGAACTGAG CCTACAGCGATCAAGATTAATTCGGGAGACCCTTCTGCTGGAGCTGGTCAACTAGGCCAGAGATCGGCTTGCTGTGGTTCTTGA
- the LOC140981148 gene encoding ras-related protein RABE1c-like isoform X1, whose translation MAAAPARARADYDYLIKLLLIGDSGVGKSCLLLRFSDGSFTTSFITTIGIDFKIRTVELDGKKIKLQIWDTAGQERFRTITTAYYRGAMGILLVYDVTDESSFNNIRNWIRNIEQHASDNVNKILVGNKADMDESKRAVPTSKGQALADEYGIKFFETSAKTNLNVEQVFFSIARDIKQRLSDNDSRTEQPTAIKINSGDPSAGAGQLGQRSACCGS comes from the exons ATGGCCGCAGCACCGGCGAGAGCTCGAGCAGATTATGATTACCTTATTAAGCTTCTTCTCATCGGTGACAGCG GTGTCGGTAAGAGTTGTCTTCTTTTACGGTTCTCTGATGGTTCTTTTACGACTAGTTTCATCACCACCATTGG aattgattttaaaataagaactgTTGAACTTGATGGCAAGAAGATCAAGCTCCAAATTTGGGATACAGCTGGTCAGGAACGATTCCGTACAATCACTACAG CTTACTATCGTGGAGCTATGGGCATATTGTTGGTTTATGATGTTACAGATGAATCGTCGTTTAACA ACATTAGGAATTGGATAAGGAACATTGAACAACATGCTTCTGATAATGTCAACAAGATACTGGTAGGGAACAAAGCAGACATGGATGAAAGCAAAAGG GCTGTACCTACGTCCAAGGGCCAAGCACTCGCTGATGAATATGGGATCAAATTCTTTGAAACT AGTGCGAAAACAAATCTCAATGTGGAACAAGTGTTCTTTTCAATAGCTAGAGATATAAAACAAAGGCTTTCAGACAACGACTCCAGAACTGAG CAGCCTACAGCGATCAAGATTAATTCGGGAGACCCTTCTGCTGGAGCTGGTCAACTAGGCCAGAGATCGGCTTGCTGTGGTTCTTGA
- the LOC140980329 gene encoding uncharacterized protein, whose product MEAPDSKPESGITISNSFPWENSTEFQSVPNQFMDRQFGSEISCHVDLAKRSISNIDTDAINIRNKINSEQFENDSSDGLSISYAMEDQEAGESYGGIRKVKVNQVKDPVNGLHGSLEHDRGMSTGQTYNRQNENTFISMLHPYGKEDGNVTLVSHSFDIRDANIRSMGSIFGKDVDNNISMNHAYSKGDTNTISFGGFQDESVIEALTRPTCSYSLLCEQSSVLTSETHNRKEVNFPNVNPTSTISQLPNSRLDFTSKSKMDAIPARKEALNSFPSNVRSLTATGMLDGVPVRYISVSREELHGIIKGSGYLCGCKSCNFSKALNAYEFECHANCKTKHPNNHIYFENG is encoded by the exons ATGGAAGCTCCAGATAGTAAGCCAGAATCAGGAATcaccatttcaaattcatttccTTGGGAAAATTCTACTGAGTTTCAATCAGTGCCAAACCAATTCATGGATCGGCAGTTTGGGTCTGAGATATCTTGTCATGTTGACTTGGCTAAGAGAAGCATATCTAATATTGACACGGATGCTATAAATATTAGGAATAAAATTAATAGTGAACAGTTTGAGAATGATTCATCTGATGGATTATCAATTTCTTATGCAATGGAAGACCAAGAAGCAGGAGAAAGTTATGGAGGAATTAGAAAAGTCAAAGTGAATCAGGTTAAAGACCCTGTTAATGGACTGCATGGATCTTTGGAACATGATAGAGGGATGTCCACAGGTCAGACATACAATCGTCAAAATGAAAACACCTTCATATCCATGTTGCATCCGTATGGTAAAGAAGATGGAAATGTCACATTAGTGAGCCATTCCTTTGACATTAGGGATGCAAATATTAGATCGATGGGTTCGATTTTTGGAAAAGATGTTGATAATAACATATCCATGAATCACGCCTACAGTAAAGGGGACACTAATACCATATCTTTTGGAGGTTTTCAAGATGAATCTGTTATTGAAGCCCTGACAAGGCCAACTTGTAGTTATAGCTTGTTATGTGAACAATCCTCAGTTCTAACATCGGAAACACACAACAGAAAGGAAGTGAATTTTCCAAATGTTAATCCTACCTCGACCATTTCCCAGCTGCCTAATTCTCGACTTGACTTTACATCTAAGAGCAAGATGGATGCAATACCTGCCAGGAAAGAAGCCCTAAACAGCTTTCCATCTAATGTACGAAGTTTAACAGCGACTGGTATGCTTGATGGTGTGCCTGTGCGGTACATTTCTGTCTCTCGGGAG GAGCTTCATGGAATTATCAAAGGCTCGGGCTATCTTTGCGGCTGCAAATCTTGTAACTTCTCCAAG GCACTTAATGCATACGAATTTGAGTGTCATGCAAATTGCAAAACCAAGCACCCAAACAACCATATATACTTTGAAAATGGGTAG